acgatggtgacgacgagAGTCTTTCCGACCGCGACGACGTGTCGATGACTTCCAGCCACTTGGATGAGGCCTCCCCCAGCAAGCCAAAGAAGTCCACCGAGCTCCCATCTACCGAAGATGATTTCGAGAACGCTGAttcgaagaagagaaagcgATCACCGGTCGCGGAATCTTCTGAGCCTGGCCAGCCCGCCAGGAAGCGCACCGGGTCGGTCGTGCCACAGGAGCAGGACCGGGACAAGAATGACGTGGACATGCACGAGGACGATGTCCCCTCCACAATTTCACATACCGGCGATCACTCCGCGACCGAGGACAATGCCCCCGAACTCCCGCCCACTAAACGTGGTCTATCGCGCGACGGTCACAGCCCGGTCAAGGACTCGCAGATAACGAAAAAGATAACTCGTAACGGCAGCAGGCGGAAGGGTCACGCCCTAGAGGCCCATGAGCATGAgggtgacgatggcgacggtcGGGACGACAGTCGCGGTGACGAAGACTCGGGACCTCATGCCGACGACCACGTTGAACacgagggcgacgatgacgcaGAAGCGTCAAAGAACGACGAAGAGCGTAAGGGACCCGTCAATCaacccttttttttcttagCTGATGTCTTGCAACAGTTGAGAGGAAACGTGCGGCGGTCGAGGAATGGACTGACCTAGAAGAGAAGTTTGTGGTCTTTCGTGAGCGGTGAGTCTTCTACACACGACGAGTTGCACCGGCCTCGCGCTGATGAATGTGCTCCAGGCTGTATAAGGATCGACTAGAGCGCCTCGAGCAAGAAGAACAGTCTCTGCAAGCCGAGCCACCGAGTCACCCTGAATACTTGAACATGAAGCAATGTTTGGACGAAAGGCTAGACAAGAAGCTCCGAAACATTGAGAAAGAATACGAGCTGTCAGTCGAGGCCCTGGAGCGACTGGCAGTAGCGCGTCGGGCCCAAATCTGGAATCAGTTCTACCAGGGAGCTCGAGAGTCACGTTCTAAAATGCTCGAACACCTTAACAAGGAATGGTACGAGACACAGAACGCCAGGCGCAGTGCACACAGCGTACCCGACTACGGTCTTCTGTTCCCCGCCAACCCCACGCAACGCACGAGAAATGCGGTCGCGTACAACTCGGAAGTTTCTTTCTTGGCCGGGCTCGCCAAGCACGAGGGATTTCCCGCAGTGCCGCCCATGCGAGGTGCGAATGGGTCAgagatcgaagacgatctgGAGGCCATGAAGGTTGGTCGATAGCCAGGCCCAGCATTTGAACCCTCACTAATCTTTCCCAGCGCACTTCAAAGTCGCGTCAGCGATCGATCATGCAGCCAATTGAGGACTACCAGGCGGTTGCCTTCGGGGGAAACCTTGGTCCTGCTGGTGAGCAGTTCATCAAAGATACCCCATGGGCCAACCCGAACCATATTGCACATAAGATCGTCACGGCGCCCACAGCGCCTGGGGCCCATGTGAAAAGCCCAGCAACGCAAGGAGGCAAAGCAGTGGCAGGCCCGTCCCACGCTCAGCCGATACCGGCCATCACAAACGGTCACGCAGCCGCGCACACATCGCCGCAAATGAACCGGTTTACTTCGGCGTCACCCGAGATGGTCCGAACAGCCAACGTTTTGGCTCAAAGCGCCCAGATGAAGCGTGCGGGGAGCCGCACATCGAAAGCTGCGAAAGACACGGCTCCCAAACAAGAGCCAgcgtcggcgatggcaaGTTAGGGCGGCATCACCGGAAGGCTGACGGCGTTTTCGAGGCTCACTGTACTGTTATGATACCCCACGACGACTAAGGCGACCCGCCCTTGTTTTTTCCCGTTTTTCtgttcttcttttcctcccctTTCTTATCTACTACCTAGATACGTTGGCGCATCAACGTGATATCACGACGGTCATTATTTGTCTGGGTCCCCATAGAGTTGAGAAGGCCCCTCATCACAGGATGGGATGTCTGGAGTGGAAAAAGGGAGCTGCTTTTGCATTGGGATGGACAGGTCAACTCCTGTAATGAGACATGTACAGAATTGCTGATGGAGAATTTGGTATTTTACATTGTTGCAAACGGCGCAGGAAGCGAGTTGAACCTCGCTTATATACATATATATTCTACAACGCAACTGCATGCTCGCATGTCGAGATGTTCCAGCACTTGCGTTATTGAGAGTTTCCAGTTGTTGGCTGTTCGCATCACTTCTCTCGCTAGCTCTCTCGCCTCCCTCACTGTCTAGCTGGACTTGGCCTGTTGCCTCGGGGTATCGGGGACCTTGACATCTTCAAATTCGTCCTGGCCGACCGCCTTGATCGTGTACCAGTCTGCGGACATGCAAGTTAGCCCTACGGCCTCTTAGAGGTTCGCaaacgggggaggggggtcaTGCGGGGCGGCTTATCACATACACACTGCGCCAACAAAGCACCAAAGTCCGGCACCGACAGCGAGATTCTTTGCGAGATAGGGTTTGCGGGCTCGGAGGAGGGCGGGACCTTGGCGGAGGTTGCGATCGTAGTACGAAGACTTCTGGGGGCTGTAATTCTGTTTGTCAGACCACACTCATGTGGCGCGAACGGGGGAGGGAACAGTGGCGGCGTACATGGCCATTGCGACTGGATGCCGGGAAGTCACAGGGAAAGAGTGTTGTGCAGAATTATAAGCTGTGAAGAACTCGGAGTTTGAGAGGATTCGGTTCGGGGCCCTTGGGGGCGATTGATGGTGTTGCGCCACGAGAAGTTAGATGTTCCATCGCAAAGGGCCGGGAAATTCACAGGCCGAACCATTCCCTCAATGCTGATTCGGTATCGATAGCTCGGAGGAAGTTCGGTTGAACTGATAGTGACGTAGACTAGCTCGATAAGCTCCAACGTCGGGTCTAGTGCATGTGGGTAGGTAAGGAGGTAGGATAGGTAGAGTGCACAGGTCCCCCTCtcttaggtacctacctaggtatcttTGGTACTGCAACAACAAGCTCTACAACCCTGAGCCTTACGTGCTGGTCCCTCGATTGGATGACTTGTTCTGTCCTTAAGATGGAACCTTGGTGATTTGCAGTTTAAATATTCCTTCTTTCCAATTTTCCATACAAgctctctcttttctcttccatTATCTGATTCGGCAGGTAGGTATGGGATCTAGACACCTGCCTATGTAACTTCGTAGGTCCTTTTTCCCACAAATAGAGCAACATTCAGGTACCGGCAGCAGAGGCTCTAGGGCAGCCGCTGCGCTAACCTAAAACAGCCAACGGTGGTCAACACGCCCCGTCATAGTTTTTGACCCGCGTCGCTGTCGCTTATCACGCTCAACGTCGGCCCAGGTTGCTTGCTTGCCTCTCCAGAACCTGCACGGCAGGAAACTCGTCAAACTTTTGAGTTGGGAAAACGAAGCAATCGCATCAGCAGATAGCCGACATTAATCACCCCGAAGTCGCCTCATCATCCGCGCCCAATCGTCCCCATCGCCCGCCCCGACGAATTACACGACACCACACGATTGCGACTTGATTGCCTTTTCCATCTCTTTCTCCCGCGCGTTGGAGGATGGTGATTGACCTGGAAAAGCTTGAGCTCCCCAGACTTCGATAAGTCGCGGCAGCTCCTGCCCTCGTGTCTTCGGTTTCCTCTTTGCCTTGGCAACGCCGGACCTCGACCACCACACGCGACCGAATTTTGACATCTTGTCCTCATTTGTCACCTCGCGGACCCATCCAGGCTCGTAGCATCCTTGTGCATCAAGCTTGCCCACGATCATGGCGGCTCCATCCTCACAGGCGTCCGTGAACGACCAGATTCGCCAGCTCAACGACGCAAGGAAGCTCGTCTTGGGCGACGTCAAGTATTATCCAACCGTTGTCAAGAGCATTCTGCCCATCGTCGGACCCACAGCGCGCGTTGAACTCCGAAGATGGGGCGCCGA
This sequence is a window from Colletotrichum higginsianum IMI 349063 chromosome 8, whole genome shotgun sequence. Protein-coding genes within it:
- a CDS encoding Transcriptional regulatory protein dep1, which codes for MAATASAPPALSPGQATLDHDDSNISSPLSDVEDKDGEGESLDGMQLDHTGEDPDEALDSDSNLSEANDTEAETERLYDTPQAQRHKDVVVNQFNDGQVFDRTPSKLQKTFSIDAIDDGDDESLSDRDDVSMTSSHLDEASPSKPKKSTELPSTEDDFENADSKKRKRSPVAESSEPGQPARKRTGSVVPQEQDRDKNDVDMHEDDVPSTISHTGDHSATEDNAPELPPTKRGLSRDGHSPVKDSQITKKITRNGSRRKGHALEAHEHEGDDGDGRDDSRGDEDSGPHADDHVEHEGDDDAEASKNDEELERKRAAVEEWTDLEEKFVVFRERLYKDRLERLEQEEQSLQAEPPSHPEYLNMKQCLDERLDKKLRNIEKEYELSVEALERLAVARRAQIWNQFYQGARESRSKMLEHLNKEWYETQNARRSAHSVPDYGLLFPANPTQRTRNAVAYNSEVSFLAGLAKHEGFPAVPPMRGANGSEIEDDLEAMKRTSKSRQRSIMQPIEDYQAVAFGGNLGPAGEQFIKDTPWANPNHIAHKIVTAPTAPGAHVKSPATQGGKAVAGPSHAQPIPAITNGHAAAHTSPQMNRFTSASPEMVRTANVLAQSAQMKRAGSRTSKAAKDTAPKQEPASAMAS